The DNA region TTAGCTGAAAtatggtttaaattaattaaacataactaatttaaaagattatttatttgaaattagagtctcgacaaataattttagaaaaattaataaaatgatacgtgtataaacgtatatATACCAGAATTTCTGTAAAAGGTTCATATTTTTGGTTACGTTCGGAAAAAGGGTTTTCGCATAATGTCCTCCGCGTCTGTCAAAGtacagttttaaaatttaaaataatagctatttaaaatttatttataacatttttttttaattagcaaTATGggatatttgtattaaataaataattgtacaaaattatttcaatggGTGTACCTATTATTAGGTAAGATATAATAATGAGTAAAATTATTATActaactataattttttcaaaaaaataaatacttacaACATACagagttaaattattaaaaaaaaagtaaaattatgaattacaaataaataatatcaatcatatgtaaataatataaaataaagttttaaaatattatatattaaatagtggTTCAAacacatttatattaaatattaagttttattaataacatgtatattataatataatataatttttttaataatatagtttattcaattttctttttattttaactttttaaatatttttataataacttttttatatataataataataattattaattatttaatttattattaatatataatatttaaaattaagtatataaaatgaaaatattattattaattattgtaattattattaaaaatttatttgattaattatattttatttaaataattccttaatattattaaaataattaatataatattttttttaataaataaattataaattttattattaattaagaaatataattataaaatatatatataattattaaaaaataacctaccaaattattttataaccaaaatactaaaataacttatatattaaattattattatttattttatttatatatatatatatattattttattttttaatttaatatatatatatatatatattatgttttaaatctTTGTACAAAAGAATATAATTATTCTCTTAAAATCATCATTTTAGCAACTGGAAAATCTTAAAATGATGTTCTTTTGGAATAAAAATCTTTCTTCAAATAACTTGGACCAAGGGGTTTAAAAGAAAAGGTTGACactattgaataaaaaaataaatttaacaatgaGATACAATATTCCTCCGAGAATGAATGATTCAATACAATGGTATCATATTATAATCAACACATCACGCGTTTAGGTTTTCTCTTTGAAGTGAAAGTGAAGAACAAAAGTGTTCCAAGATTTTGAAGAGTAATGGATCCTACTGATCCATCGTCGATCATGAAACTTATTAATGATTTATGCTTCGATGACAATGGCGGAAGCACTGAtcagaaggaggaggaggataaagaagaagaagtagcAGAAAAAGAAACCGAGCTGGAGAATACAATAGTCATCGAACCTGAACAGAGAAGAAAAAAACTGATCGTGCTCGGCCTCGGTGGATTACTCGTTTATCGAGTCTACTGGTACGCCGAAAACCGTATCTCTCAAAGTCAAACCTTCCGCTGTCCAGATGGAATCGCCGGAAACTTTCTAGGTCAGTTATCAGATTTCTAATTAATAGGCAATGAAACCCTAGTTTCATTTGATAATTGATTTTGTACTGAACAAGGCAGTTTTCAAGAGGCCTTTCTGCGATGATTTCCTTAGGTTCTGTTTCGAAAGATTTGAAGTAGCGTTATGGTCTTCGGCAAGGAGGTAGGTATTCAATCATTTTCTTGAAAATGTGGATTGATTCTCTTCTCTTTAAGCAAATAAATGCATATttttttgttcaacagagacaATGTTATGTCTGTTCTTCATGCTATGGCTGGAGATTATGAAGATAAGTTTCTATTCATTTGGGTAAACTACTGAATTAGTGGAATCTTCACATTATTTGCTATTTTGGGTAATAATTCAATGATGTTTGGATTTCAGTGTCAAGAAGAATGCACTGACACAGGATTCAAAAACATTGACAATAGAGGTAAACCTCTTTACTTGAAAGAGTTGAAGAAGATATGGGAAAAGGAATGGCCAAATGGAGATCAATTCTCACCTTCAAACACATTGTTCATTGATGAAGAACCCTGCAAGGCATTAAGAAATCCGGTACTAACTAATAAATCAACCTCATTTTGATTCTATATATATCTTTGGAAAGAATTTAATTTCCCTTTTGTATAGGGTTTAAGACATCTGGTACTAACCCCTCGGTAGTAAGAGTCACTTAAGACCAAAAGGCTACGGATTCAATTCCATCTGgaagcgttttgagtttaagcgagGGTCATTACTGTGGGGTGTCATATTAGTTCTTCATtcattctcaaaaaaaaatgaagaaatctTATACTAATTCTTTAATTCAACTTCATTTTGGTTCTATGTGTGTCTTTGGAAAGAGTTCAATTTTTCCCTTTTCtatagggttttagggtttaaGAAATCGGGTACTAACTACTTGAATCAACTTCGTGTCTTTGGAAAGAATTCAATTTCCCTATCGGGTTTTAGGGTCTAAGAATTCGGATACTAACTACTTAAATCAACttcattttgattatatatgtgtATTTGGAAAGAATTCAATTTCCCTTTTTGTATAGGGTTTTAAGGTTTAAGAAATCCGATACTAACActtaaaatcaatttcattttgATTCTATATATATCTTTGGAAAGAATTCAATTTCCCTTTTTGTATGCAGCCACATACAGGAATATTTCCTCCTCCATTCAAGGCAGACAATGTCAATGACACCTTCTTTGGTGAGATTCTTAAGCTATGTTTGGTTAGTTCAGAGATTCAATATCCTTTGTTTCAGAAATTTGCAATTCTTATAAACAATCCAATTATTCACCATTCCTACACTTATGTATTATTAGCTCCCAAGAAAAGGATGATGAAGATCTTAGAAGGGCTAGCCGCCACAGATGAAGATGTTCCTTCGTACGTTAAACAACACAAAATAGGTCAGCCAGCAATTGGTCCGGCACATCCTCATTGGAATTACTATCGAAAGGTCGTCCAACCGCCAACTCCCCTAAAGGTCCCAGGAAAATCAAAACAAGTAAAACAATCTTGGAGGGTAAAAACTAGTTAGTGGTATGTTTGACTACTTATCAATATTATTGGTTCTGTTCAAACTTCTTTTTTCAGCTCTTACATTGGAGAATGCAGAATCATAATTCTCAGTCTATTGTTAATTAAAAGTTTGATCTGAACTGATAAAACAGCCTATCACTATCTATGTTTAGTCTGTAACTCtattatatttaacttaaattaatctaatttttttgacttaatttaatatgttagaGATGGCTTTAATTTGGTAACACATAATAAGAacttgtaaattaataaattttaagtacttttttattttatttttatttattgtcttACCTAGCAAccatttacaatatatatatgtaaaatatatatttataatcaaattcttaatattttttattttattattaaattaaattaaaatatttatatttaaattattaaatacataaaataaagaatctaatttttcataaattctttttaaataaaccatatttttattttaatataaaaaattaacatcatTCCCACAAGTTtacaaataacattaaaataagttcaacacttaaaattaaataaatattaaacatttcCAAACAATTCTTCCTTAACAGAATAAGCTCTAAGATTCATAGGTTCATCCAATCAAATCctaaattaaccaaaatattccATGACTCCCAAGTTCTAAAGCTAAAGAGAGCAAATAAAAAACAAGATcataaatagataaaaagacACACTAGTTTCAGTTCATTTCAAATGGGACAGATGAATTGATGTCAGGAGATGTTTTGGGCAACAAAGTTGAGTTGGTACCATTCCAGCCACAGTTGATATTATGAACCCCGTTTGTGCCATCATTATCTGCTGCTGAATCAATGTGGTTTTGCACGATGAAATTACCTGCGGGGATTGATTGTGATATGGGCATGGCAGGAGTGACCGGGGCAATCGTAACTGCTTCTGCTGCTACTCTTGGTTCATTTTGGTGCTTCTTTTTTATTAGAGACTTAGAAAAACCATTTTCCATGAAACTTCCAACAACAATCTAGCAAAAACCAGACATAGAGAAAGGTAAAAAATGAAATTGGCAATAATTTAGGGGGAGAGGGCAAAAACACTATATTGTTCTGCTTACTTGAATAGGGCTAGCAGCCATTAATAAGCCAGCAACACTACCACCTATAACACGGCCGTCTGGACCTGCAAGTGATACGCTCAACCCGCCTGTTCTACTTCTCATACCGTCTTTGTCAGAGACAGTGAATGACCCCGTTAGCGATAATATCTCAAAACGCCCCTGAACACAAATGATTGTAACAAACTATTTTGTTATGAGATGGACAAGAAGAAACCCTAACAATAACAGATGTATGCAAGTTTGGACAATTATGTCATGTTCAAACATATCCCCTTCCACAGATCCAATTGTCTAGTTATATCAAAGTTTGGACAATTAAGAACATTCTATCGATGTTGAATCAATGAACTGGGTCGGACTAAATTCAGAAATATTAAATTCCAAATGCAATCTAGTTGTGTGCCAGGATGAAAATTCCTGCCTAAACTGTGTTACCCAATGAATCTAAGCACTTATCTTGTGAACTTGTTCTATAGGGATTAACCAAATCAAAGATCATTTCACTTCGCTCTTCATCccatcactcaattcattaatcaaaatactaaaatatcttctatttaaaaaaataaataaataatttttataattatatattaatattctttaagtcattctaccaaaaaaaaataataataataatttcctTAAAATCGCTACcaatcataaattatttaaataactcaatcctaggatccaataaataaattaacagaGAAAGTGAATTCTACTAGTCTTTCTAGCTCAATTATTCATAGAAAGccttacaatttttattttggcACAGCAATAgaatccaaaataattaaaattgtaagaatttattttaaaataatattaattattcattattatttattttaaatataattaatatatataaaaagcaataataaacaaattacacTAGTTACAAAAGTTCATTTAtgaataactatttaaaattgtaagtaACAAGTTTGCCTATTTTAAAAAGTGTGAGCTTGTTTAATGTTTGTTATTTGAGGGGGTTTTTTGGGGTTATGTCTAAAAACATTGTTTAATGAAATTAGGTTAATTGGGTATAATTTGGTTGAATTACAATAATGCcctttttgtatttaaaattcaaaattttataaaaataaagtaaggctaatttagtattttagttaatgaaataaatgatttgatggttaaaattataataatgtgatacagatataatttataaaaaaaactgaataaaatcccaaaaatccacatatcaaacaagctctagaaAGTAAAAggtatattttatttctcaattcaaACTAGCttcaaatgtaaaaaatattaaaaaataaatcaatgacAAAGAAAAACATGACTTTTAACTAAAGATAATTCAACAATCACTCAATGACAAAAGGTAATCAATACTTTACTCAGTGTTAATTGACAAAGACCATTTACTTATCTTTTAAAATGACTAGATTGTTAATCTCTATCTtaaaacacaaacaaacaatGGGATTGTTTTGGTACTATACTTAAATTTGGTTAAAAACTCAATTTCTTTAAATCCAATCTAACATTTAactctactttttttttattaaaaatggaaATTTATATGTCTCTAACCAATATCATAATCCAATCTCTTATTCATTCACAATTTTTAACCAAACACCAAAAAATAGCAAATTCCCATTATTGTAAAGGGGGCTAACCCAAAAATTAACTGAGCTAAAACTCTTACACACTTAATTGTACCTAATGAATATCATAATTTGTTCTTTGATCTAATATTCCATTAGTAAAATCAATCCCAACATGGGGTTTAAAGATTTTAAGAAACTGATACTAACCCTTAAGAAAAGCTCACACCCTTAAAAACAGGGGTGAGGAAAACATGGAAAACATGGAGAAAGAGGATGAAAAAAGGATGGTAGTGATGGTGGAGAAAGGATGAAAGCAAAAAAGGGAAAACCCTAGAATTGTAATGAAAGTACCTCATATGTCAAGATGCCACCAGATGAACCAGGTTGTCTAATGGTGACATTAGAAACAGCTCCATTAGCAGAGAGAACACAAATCCCTCTTGAACCTTTTTGTGAAAATGAAATTATCTTTGATGCAATATCCTGTATTATTACACTTTTCAAACATCAGTAAAACAATAATATCCTGTATTTCTTTCATTAAACCAACTGAGATTTAACTtttaaggaagaagaagatgatgattaCACACCTCTCCTCCATAAATAGTCATCACATGCGGAGTAAAATCCCCTCCCGCAGTACTTGTAAACAATTCCCCTTCAAAATCATGATAACACAGTTAAATAACCCTAGTTTTGCCTCAAAATGATAGAAACCCTAGATTAAGAACAATCTCCATTCAAAATTTCATTAATACAGTTCATACTTCT from Impatiens glandulifera chromosome 5, dImpGla2.1, whole genome shotgun sequence includes:
- the LOC124939759 gene encoding uncharacterized protein LOC124939759 — encoded protein: MDPTDPSSIMKLINDLCFDDNGGSTDQKEEEDKEEEVAEKETELENTIVIEPEQRRKKLIVLGLGGLLVYRVYWYAENRISQSQTFRCPDGIAGNFLVFKRPFCDDFLRFCFERFEVALWSSARRDNVMSVLHAMAGDYEDKFLFIWCQEECTDTGFKNIDNRGKPLYLKELKKIWEKEWPNGDQFSPSNTLFIDEEPCKALRNPPHTGIFPPPFKADNVNDTFFAPKKRMMKILEGLAATDEDVPSYVKQHKIGQPAIGPAHPHWNYYRKVVQPPTPLKVPGKSKQVKQSWRVKTS
- the LOC124939969 gene encoding AT-hook motif nuclear-localized protein 7-like, with translation MEEDKDSGASASLSLSDNESPPPASMPFVPAPATTVINTCSNAGMSTGVTSIVNSADLSGKKKRGRPRKYDADGNLRIPVKSPSLTGFTLTSPKSEFSSKRGRGRPLGSGNWQVLASLGELFTSTAGGDFTPHVMTIYGGEDIASKIISFSQKGSRGICVLSANGAVSNVTIRQPGSSGGILTYEGRFEILSLTGSFTVSDKDGMRSRTGGLSVSLAGPDGRVIGGSVAGLLMAASPIQIVVGSFMENGFSKSLIKKKHQNEPRVAAEAVTIAPVTPAMPISQSIPAGNFIVQNHIDSAADNDGTNGVHNINCGWNGTNSTLLPKTSPDINSSVPFEMN